Proteins encoded in a region of the Mucilaginibacter sabulilitoris genome:
- the ftsH gene encoding ATP-dependent zinc metalloprotease FtsH, which yields MKDKDNKSESPRPIRKILNKKSPPKPPKFNIMWLYGIVILAFLLVPTLLSGGSGKNINFQDFETMLKGNDVEKLVAYKSGDLVVAEVYIKKESLKKPQYANANKEQRLFNTANNGPQYTFTDASYESLKQSVLNAEKDMPEEQKVPIQYEQGHESFLSNWLVQGVIMVILFAGVWIFIMRRMSGGSGGGPGGQIFNIGKSKATLFDKEAQVSVTFNDVAGLEEAKQEVMEIVDFLKNPKKYTNLGGKIPKGALLVGSPGTGKTLLAKAVAGEAQVPFFSLSGSDFVEMFVGVGASRVRDLFRQAKDKAPCIIFIDEIDAIGRARGKNNIVGGNDERENTLNQLLVEMDGFGTDSGIIILAATNRPDVLDSALLRPGRFDRQVSIDKPDLIGREQIFKVHLKPIKLSDGVDAKKLSAQTPGFAGAEIANVCNEAALIAARKNKEAVDMADFQDAIDRVIGGLEKKNKIISPEEKRIVAYHEAGHAIAGWFLEHADPLVKVSIVPRGVAALGYAQYLPKEQFLYTTEQLLDEMSVSMGGRVAEDIVFGKISTGALSDLERITKLAYAMTKIYGMNNSVGNVSFYDPQGEYQFNKPYSDTTAEMIDNEVRKLVDVVYQKTKDLLNEKRDGLEKIAQKLLEKEVLFQSDLEEILGKRPFDERTTYDKFVNGEAALNPDVDNNAIPENITNPELSRVDGQDSKA from the coding sequence ATGAAAGATAAAGATAATAAATCAGAAAGTCCGAGACCTATTAGGAAGATACTAAATAAAAAATCGCCACCTAAACCACCTAAGTTTAACATTATGTGGCTTTATGGCATTGTGATTTTAGCATTCCTGCTGGTACCTACGCTATTAAGCGGTGGCTCAGGCAAAAACATCAATTTCCAGGATTTTGAGACTATGCTAAAAGGCAACGATGTTGAAAAGCTGGTAGCCTACAAAAGCGGCGACCTGGTGGTTGCAGAGGTTTACATTAAAAAAGAAAGCCTGAAAAAACCTCAATACGCAAATGCCAATAAAGAGCAGCGTTTGTTCAATACAGCCAATAACGGCCCTCAGTACACTTTTACCGATGCTTCATACGAAAGCCTAAAGCAGTCTGTTCTTAATGCTGAAAAAGATATGCCCGAAGAGCAGAAAGTTCCTATCCAGTACGAGCAGGGGCATGAAAGTTTCTTGTCTAACTGGCTGGTGCAAGGCGTTATTATGGTGATCCTGTTTGCTGGTGTATGGATATTTATCATGCGCCGCATGAGTGGCGGTTCTGGCGGTGGCCCAGGCGGTCAGATATTTAATATCGGAAAATCAAAAGCTACCCTGTTTGATAAAGAAGCCCAGGTGTCGGTAACATTTAACGATGTGGCGGGCCTTGAAGAGGCTAAACAGGAAGTAATGGAAATTGTCGATTTTCTTAAAAACCCTAAAAAGTACACCAACCTTGGTGGTAAAATACCAAAGGGAGCATTGCTTGTAGGCTCACCTGGTACAGGTAAAACCTTATTGGCCAAAGCGGTTGCCGGCGAGGCACAGGTACCTTTCTTCTCGCTGTCAGGATCTGACTTTGTGGAGATGTTTGTGGGCGTGGGTGCATCACGTGTGCGCGATTTGTTCCGCCAGGCTAAGGATAAGGCCCCATGTATCATATTTATTGATGAGATTGACGCCATTGGCCGTGCCCGTGGTAAAAACAATATAGTAGGCGGTAATGACGAGCGCGAAAACACCCTGAATCAGTTATTGGTTGAAATGGATGGTTTTGGTACCGACTCGGGCATTATTATCCTGGCGGCAACCAACCGTCCGGACGTGCTGGATTCGGCGTTATTACGCCCGGGCCGTTTTGACAGACAAGTATCTATTGACAAGCCCGATCTGATTGGCCGTGAGCAAATATTTAAGGTGCATTTAAAACCTATTAAGTTATCAGATGGTGTTGACGCTAAAAAATTATCAGCCCAAACACCAGGTTTTGCCGGCGCCGAAATTGCTAACGTTTGTAACGAGGCTGCATTAATAGCCGCCCGTAAAAACAAAGAAGCTGTTGATATGGCCGATTTTCAGGATGCTATTGACCGTGTTATCGGTGGCCTCGAAAAGAAAAACAAGATCATCTCTCCCGAAGAAAAACGCATTGTTGCTTACCACGAAGCTGGTCACGCTATAGCCGGCTGGTTCCTGGAACATGCCGACCCATTGGTAAAGGTTTCTATTGTGCCCCGTGGTGTTGCCGCCCTGGGTTATGCTCAATACCTGCCAAAAGAGCAGTTTTTATATACCACAGAGCAATTGCTCGATGAAATGAGCGTATCAATGGGTGGCCGCGTTGCCGAAGACATCGTTTTCGGTAAAATATCTACCGGCGCGTTGAGCGATCTGGAACGTATTACCAAGCTTGCTTATGCCATGACCAAAATTTATGGTATGAACAATAGTGTAGGTAACGTATCATTCTATGACCCGCAGGGTGAGTACCAGTTTAACAAACCATACTCTGATACCACTGCCGAAATGATTGACAACGAAGTGCGCAAACTGGTTGATGTTGTTTATCAGAAAACAAAAGATTTGTTGAATGAAAAACGCGACGGTTTGGAGAAGATAGCTCAAAAGCTATTGGAGAAAGAAGTGCTGTTCCAGTCAGACCTGGAAGAGATATTGGGTAAACGGCCTTTTGATGAACGTACCACTTATGATAAATTTGTGAACGGTGAAGCTGCGCTAAACCCCGACGTTGATAACAACGCCATACCCGAAAACATTACCAACCCTGAACTTTCAAGGGTTGACGGGCAAGACTCCAAAGCATAA
- the rsfS gene encoding ribosome silencing factor: protein MVKNKVLNQSTYISELAIHGIQEKKGNDIVRLDLRNIFSSVSDYFVICHADSTTQVKAIAGSIEDEIFKATQVEPWRKEGLEYGEWILLDYVDVVVHVFRTDKREFYGVEDLWGDAEIKYYKSA, encoded by the coding sequence ATGGTAAAAAACAAAGTGTTAAATCAGTCAACCTATATTTCAGAGCTTGCCATACATGGCATACAGGAAAAAAAGGGAAATGATATTGTAAGGTTAGACCTTCGTAATATATTCAGTTCGGTGTCAGATTACTTTGTGATTTGCCATGCCGATTCAACCACCCAGGTTAAAGCTATTGCCGGCAGTATTGAAGATGAGATTTTCAAAGCCACACAGGTAGAACCCTGGCGAAAAGAGGGTTTGGAATATGGAGAGTGGATACTGCTTGATTATGTGGACGTTGTGGTCCACGTGTTCAGAACCGATAAACGTGAATTTTATGGCGTAGAGGATTTGTGGGGTGATGCCGAAATTAAATATTATAAAAGTGCTTAA
- a CDS encoding biotin--[acetyl-CoA-carboxylase] ligase, whose amino-acid sequence MQNNIFSALFVGQNLVTIKEVDSTNTFLKNLLSNSKPLPEGTVIMAESQYAGRGQQQNKWHSEPGKNLTFSILLTPGFLPVINQFDLNRVVSLGVFDALEPYLGSKLKIKWPNDIYYDDRKLGGILIETHILSGHIKHAIIGIGLNINQESFDAGAGNAISLKQILHKDYDLRTILSEICAHIEAHYLSLKAGRFLAVREVYLSRLYWLNQQKYFRSNDQVFEGIIRNVKDEGLLVVENNNEQQEFSLKQIEFLNK is encoded by the coding sequence TTGCAAAATAACATATTTTCGGCATTATTTGTTGGTCAAAATTTAGTAACAATTAAAGAAGTTGATTCAACCAACACTTTCCTTAAGAATTTACTGTCAAATTCCAAGCCATTGCCCGAAGGTACGGTCATTATGGCAGAAAGCCAATATGCCGGCCGTGGCCAGCAGCAAAATAAATGGCATAGCGAACCCGGAAAAAACCTTACATTCAGTATATTGTTAACGCCTGGTTTTCTGCCGGTTATTAACCAGTTTGATCTTAACCGCGTAGTTAGCCTGGGGGTTTTTGATGCGCTTGAACCTTACCTGGGTAGCAAGTTAAAGATAAAATGGCCAAATGATATTTATTATGACGATCGTAAACTCGGTGGCATACTCATTGAAACCCATATACTGAGCGGGCATATAAAGCATGCCATTATAGGTATAGGCCTGAATATAAACCAGGAAAGTTTTGACGCAGGTGCAGGTAATGCCATATCGCTAAAGCAAATCTTACATAAGGATTATGATTTACGAACAATATTATCAGAAATTTGCGCCCATATTGAGGCTCATTACCTTAGTTTAAAGGCAGGTAGGTTTTTAGCTGTCAGGGAAGTATATTTATCCAGGCTGTATTGGTTAAACCAGCAGAAGTATTTCAGATCAAATGATCAGGTTTTTGAAGGTATAATCAGAAATGTGAAGGATGAAGGTTTGCTGGTTGTGGAAAATAATAATGAGCAGCAGGAGTTTAGTTTAAAACAAATTGAATTTTTAAATAAATAG
- a CDS encoding protein-disulfide reductase DsbD domain-containing protein translates to MKKVLLVIMALVICAGAYAQIETPVRWSYAAKKLNDKEAIVFLKATIQPSWHIYSLNVKDGGPIKTSFEFTPSKLYAPVGKPSEPAPVTKFEKAFNMNVSYFEKEVVFQQKISLKSAKATNVTGKLTYMTCNDKKCLPPEDVDFNIPLGK, encoded by the coding sequence ATGAAGAAGGTACTGTTGGTAATTATGGCGCTTGTGATTTGCGCGGGGGCCTATGCCCAGATTGAAACGCCCGTAAGATGGTCATACGCGGCAAAAAAGTTGAATGATAAAGAAGCCATTGTGTTTTTAAAGGCCACTATTCAACCAAGCTGGCATATATACTCCCTTAACGTTAAGGATGGCGGCCCAATAAAAACCTCTTTTGAGTTTACCCCTTCAAAATTATATGCGCCGGTAGGTAAACCATCTGAACCGGCCCCGGTAACCAAATTTGAAAAAGCTTTTAATATGAATGTAAGCTACTTTGAAAAAGAGGTAGTTTTTCAACAAAAAATAAGTCTTAAATCGGCTAAGGCTACAAATGTTACAGGTAAACTTACCTACATGACCTGTAACGATAAAAAATGCCTGCCACCAGAAGATGTTGATTTTAATATTCCTTTAGGCAAATAA
- a CDS encoding protein-disulfide reductase DsbD family protein produces the protein MKLFNKINWLPTSLALVSLLIIFGINAPRPAYAMQKSDKDTTISTSDIQFTDIPTAADSIAIRKKAADSAAKAAAAKPAPKHTSPEPEKPKTLWQIFIFGLLGGFTAVILPCIYPLLPLTVSFFTKKSGSRQKAIGQSLIYGASIIVIYVTLGLLISIIFGSDALNQLATNGIFNIFFFLLLIVFGISFLGAFEITLPSSLANKLDENADKGGLAGIFFMASTLVVVSFSCTGPIIGTLLVDAASKGDRLGPAIGMFGFALALALPFTIFALFPSALKSLPKSGGWLNSVKVILGFLELAFALKFLSNVDLAYHWNWFDREIFLSLWIAIGLMMGLYLIGKIKFSHDSDVPYLSIPRTFLAIMVFAFVIYMVPGLWGAPLKSISAFLPPEATQDFNLSSVPDGSGSSSSSSTTAPVLAGIGEKKYAGSYTRIKTRGLDSWYDYDQALLVSKATHKPILIDFTGFNCVNCRKMEANVWSDPEVFRRLKNDFVLLQLVVDDKAALPAQEQFVSDYSGKKITTLGGKWSDLEAKRFNSNSQPLYVMLDSDGNFLKDANGADIPTSPADYDIASYIKFLDSGIAAFKK, from the coding sequence ATGAAACTGTTCAATAAAATTAACTGGCTGCCAACGTCGCTTGCTTTAGTAAGCCTACTCATTATATTTGGCATAAATGCCCCGCGGCCTGCTTATGCCATGCAGAAAAGCGATAAGGACACAACCATATCAACCAGCGATATTCAATTTACCGATATACCAACCGCGGCCGATAGTATAGCCATACGAAAAAAAGCCGCTGATTCCGCGGCAAAAGCTGCCGCGGCCAAACCTGCACCTAAGCACACCAGCCCCGAGCCCGAAAAGCCCAAGACCCTTTGGCAGATATTCATATTTGGACTTTTGGGTGGGTTTACCGCAGTAATACTGCCTTGTATATATCCGTTGCTGCCATTAACCGTAAGTTTTTTTACCAAAAAAAGTGGTAGCCGGCAAAAAGCAATTGGCCAGTCCCTTATTTATGGTGCATCCATTATTGTTATTTATGTTACACTGGGCTTGCTGATATCTATCATTTTTGGGTCAGATGCTCTTAACCAGTTGGCAACAAACGGCATATTTAACATATTCTTCTTTTTGCTGCTTATTGTTTTCGGCATTTCGTTTCTGGGGGCATTTGAAATTACACTGCCCAGCTCGTTAGCCAATAAACTGGACGAAAATGCCGATAAAGGTGGTCTCGCGGGTATATTCTTTATGGCATCAACGCTTGTAGTGGTGTCATTTTCATGTACGGGGCCAATTATAGGGACGCTTTTGGTTGACGCTGCATCAAAAGGCGACCGTTTAGGACCTGCTATTGGCATGTTTGGCTTCGCTCTGGCACTGGCCTTACCATTTACCATATTTGCTTTATTTCCCTCTGCCTTAAAAAGCCTTCCTAAATCGGGGGGGTGGCTTAATAGCGTAAAGGTGATTTTAGGTTTCCTGGAACTGGCCTTTGCATTAAAATTTTTATCAAATGTTGATCTGGCCTATCACTGGAACTGGTTTGACCGTGAGATATTTTTATCACTGTGGATAGCCATTGGTTTAATGATGGGGCTTTACCTTATTGGCAAGATCAAGTTTTCGCATGACAGTGATGTGCCCTATCTGTCCATACCACGAACATTTTTGGCTATAATGGTATTTGCATTTGTAATATATATGGTGCCAGGACTATGGGGTGCGCCTTTAAAATCAATCAGCGCGTTTCTGCCGCCAGAAGCAACGCAGGATTTTAACCTTTCAAGCGTACCAGATGGTTCCGGTTCTTCTTCCTCAAGCTCAACTACTGCGCCGGTACTGGCAGGCATTGGCGAAAAGAAGTATGCCGGCAGCTATACCCGCATAAAAACCCGCGGACTTGATTCGTGGTACGACTACGACCAGGCTTTGCTGGTATCAAAGGCGACACACAAGCCAATACTGATTGACTTTACCGGATTTAACTGTGTAAACTGCCGTAAAATGGAAGCAAACGTTTGGTCGGATCCGGAAGTATTCAGGCGGCTCAAAAATGATTTTGTACTGTTGCAGCTTGTGGTTGATGATAAAGCAGCGCTGCCGGCACAAGAGCAATTTGTTTCTGACTATAGTGGTAAAAAAATAACCACATTGGGTGGTAAATGGAGCGATTTGGAAGCCAAAAGATTTAACTCAAACTCGCAGCCTTTATATGTGATGCTTGATAGCGACGGTAATTTTTTAAAGGATGCCAACGGCGCCGATATCCCAACTTCACCGGCCGATTATGACATAGCCAGCTACATCAAATTTTTAGACAGCGGTATAGCGGCTTTCAAAAAGTAG
- the pfkA gene encoding 6-phosphofructokinase, with amino-acid sequence MTQIKNIGLFTSGGDAPGMNAAIRAVVRTAVYYDIEVTGIRRGYDGMTKGDFIPMNRKSVSNIIQRGGTILKTARCDNFRTAEGRKQAYDELKKQNIDALIAIGGDGTFTGAKVFGTEYDIPIIGLPGTIDNDLLGTDFTIGYDTAINTVVEAVDKIRDTAESHDRLFIVEVMGRDSGLIALRTGIAAGAEAILIPESKSGLEGLFNRLEHGRKDKTSRIVIVAEGEEAGGAFEVGRLVQEKFPHYDTRISILGHIQRGGAPSCMDRVLASRIGAAAVEALRDGHRNEMIGIIHNEIAYTPFEHAIKHHVDINPNLLKLVEILSM; translated from the coding sequence ATGACGCAGATTAAAAACATCGGACTTTTTACATCAGGTGGCGACGCGCCGGGAATGAATGCTGCCATAAGGGCGGTTGTACGTACGGCTGTATATTACGACATTGAAGTTACCGGTATACGCCGTGGTTATGACGGCATGACCAAAGGCGACTTTATACCGATGAACCGTAAATCAGTATCAAACATCATACAACGCGGCGGCACTATTTTAAAAACTGCCCGCTGCGATAACTTCAGAACAGCCGAAGGGCGCAAACAAGCTTACGACGAATTAAAGAAACAAAACATTGATGCCCTGATTGCCATTGGCGGCGACGGTACCTTTACCGGCGCCAAAGTATTTGGCACCGAGTATGATATACCTATAATTGGTTTGCCAGGTACTATTGATAATGATTTGCTGGGTACCGATTTTACTATTGGTTATGATACCGCCATTAATACAGTTGTGGAAGCGGTGGATAAGATCAGGGATACTGCCGAATCACATGACAGGTTGTTTATAGTAGAGGTAATGGGCCGCGATTCGGGCCTGATTGCCCTGAGAACCGGTATTGCCGCCGGGGCTGAGGCTATACTGATTCCAGAAAGTAAAAGCGGTTTGGAAGGGTTGTTTAACAGGCTTGAACATGGTCGTAAAGACAAAACCTCGAGGATAGTAATAGTCGCCGAAGGTGAAGAAGCTGGTGGTGCATTTGAAGTTGGCAGGTTGGTTCAGGAAAAATTTCCTCATTATGATACCCGCATTTCTATTTTGGGCCATATACAGCGCGGCGGCGCACCAAGTTGTATGGATAGGGTGCTGGCCAGCAGAATAGGCGCGGCAGCAGTTGAGGCTTTAAGGGATGGTCACCGTAACGAGATGATAGGCATTATTCATAATGAGATTGCTTACACACCGTTTGAACATGCCATTAAACACCATGTAGATATAAACCCTAACCTGTTAAAGCTGGTTGAAATATTATCTATGTAA
- a CDS encoding PAS domain S-box protein: MHSHTNVTLGDCTLAFDIDEQKYLFISPGISAVLGITAGQLNHDYRLWENLIDDKDIACTKKLINCLTENNPVELIYQIRTPQQTIKTINDKKSLFIDECSGHKILLSTIKEEPGNNKPAVAPKKLHQHENAGLSKQFLNSLIDSQTSFLIRIDINGNYIFANRQYFKAFGYKAKDILGKHFSTTTIPQEVSLCKKAFTKCVNNPGKIIPLLHKKPDACGNLHDTEWELISIVDENGQVCAVQGIGHDITNRLKTEAEIKKTSQKLDTFIESITDAFFIVDNDWKFVRVNAAFEKTTLKNRGQVLNKVIWDIFPSIVNTGFEQSFYKAKNNQQSIKFTEDFAGANRWFNVSVYPSAEGLTVFVKDITEKKHAQEEAISAKNSLEALINNTTDQIWSVDAESRYVYMNNAYIKQMAHLTGTAPKKGDRSYTHARLPRQVIDDWQTYYQRALKGEHYTIIRESVHNASNEQLFFEINFNPIYSSKGCIMGVGCFARDITRRLKAEQELLRQNKRMRNIATLSSHELRRPVASMLGLMNIIDMENPENPENRQIMDYLHIVSTEIDDVIRLIVDHTFTGDHTFTGD; the protein is encoded by the coding sequence ATGCATTCCCATACAAATGTTACACTTGGCGACTGTACACTTGCTTTTGACATTGACGAACAAAAGTATTTGTTTATAAGCCCCGGAATTTCTGCCGTTTTGGGTATAACTGCCGGTCAACTAAATCACGACTATCGCCTATGGGAAAACCTGATTGACGATAAGGATATTGCCTGTACAAAAAAGCTCATTAATTGCCTTACCGAAAACAATCCGGTGGAGTTAATCTACCAGATCAGGACACCGCAGCAAACCATCAAAACCATTAATGACAAAAAGAGCCTCTTTATTGATGAATGCAGCGGACACAAAATTTTGCTCAGTACCATTAAGGAGGAGCCTGGTAACAACAAACCCGCAGTTGCTCCCAAAAAGCTGCATCAACATGAAAACGCCGGACTAAGCAAGCAGTTTTTAAACTCTCTTATTGATTCACAAACCAGCTTCCTGATCAGGATAGATATTAATGGCAATTATATTTTTGCAAACCGCCAATATTTTAAGGCGTTTGGTTACAAAGCCAAAGACATATTAGGAAAACATTTTTCAACTACCACTATACCGCAGGAAGTTAGCCTTTGCAAAAAAGCTTTCACCAAATGCGTTAATAACCCCGGTAAAATTATTCCGCTGCTACACAAAAAACCCGATGCATGCGGAAATTTACATGATACCGAATGGGAACTAATATCAATAGTTGACGAAAACGGCCAGGTTTGCGCCGTACAGGGTATTGGCCATGATATTACCAACCGGCTAAAAACCGAAGCGGAAATAAAAAAAACATCGCAAAAGCTCGACACCTTTATTGAGAGCATAACCGATGCGTTTTTTATTGTTGATAACGACTGGAAATTTGTACGCGTAAATGCTGCCTTTGAAAAAACGACCCTCAAAAACCGCGGCCAGGTACTTAATAAAGTAATATGGGATATTTTCCCGTCTATCGTAAATACAGGCTTTGAACAGTCCTTTTATAAAGCAAAAAACAACCAGCAGAGTATCAAATTTACCGAAGACTTTGCCGGGGCAAATAGATGGTTCAATGTGTCGGTTTACCCGTCGGCCGAGGGCCTGACTGTTTTTGTGAAGGATATAACCGAAAAAAAACATGCCCAGGAAGAAGCCATAAGCGCTAAAAACAGCCTTGAAGCACTAATTAATAATACCACAGACCAAATTTGGTCTGTTGATGCCGAAAGCCGTTATGTTTACATGAACAACGCTTATATAAAGCAAATGGCGCATCTTACCGGCACAGCCCCCAAAAAAGGCGACCGTTCTTATACCCATGCCCGGCTGCCCAGACAGGTTATTGATGATTGGCAAACCTACTACCAACGCGCATTAAAAGGTGAGCATTATACCATTATCAGGGAAAGTGTCCACAATGCCTCAAATGAACAATTGTTCTTCGAAATAAATTTCAATCCCATTTACAGTTCAAAGGGTTGCATTATGGGTGTTGGTTGCTTTGCACGTGACATAACCCGCAGACTTAAGGCTGAGCAGGAATTGCTGCGCCAAAACAAACGCATGCGTAATATTGCCACATTAAGCTCACATGAATTAAGGCGACCGGTGGCAAGCATGCTGGGATTAATGAACATTATTGACATGGAAAACCCCGAAAATCCCGAGAACAGGCAAATAATGGATTACCTGCACATTGTAAGCACCGAGATTGACGACGTGATACGCCTTATTGTTGACCATACTTTTACAGGTGACCACACCTTTACCGGCGATTGA
- a CDS encoding 5' nucleotidase, NT5C type, with amino-acid sequence MSINRKLRIAIDMDEVMADTIAKFIDLYEARHQTTISLGDMHGKEFHEILPPHLSSSLRQYINEKGFFRDLPVMSGSQEVVKALTEKYDVYIASAAMEFKNSLEDKLEWLNEHFPFISWTNIIFCGHKIVDVDIMIDDRIKNFVTFKGRKLLFTSPHNMLITDFERVDNWNDVATKLLH; translated from the coding sequence ATGAGCATCAACAGAAAATTACGCATAGCTATTGATATGGATGAGGTTATGGCCGACACCATTGCCAAGTTTATTGACCTGTACGAAGCCCGGCACCAAACCACCATATCACTGGGCGATATGCATGGCAAGGAATTCCATGAAATATTGCCGCCACATCTAAGCAGCTCGTTAAGACAGTATATAAATGAAAAAGGCTTTTTTCGCGATTTACCGGTTATGTCCGGCAGCCAGGAAGTAGTAAAAGCGCTAACCGAAAAATACGACGTATATATAGCATCGGCCGCCATGGAGTTTAAAAACTCGCTCGAAGATAAGCTGGAATGGCTCAATGAGCATTTTCCATTCATCTCGTGGACCAACATTATTTTTTGCGGACATAAAATTGTGGATGTGGATATTATGATTGACGACCGTATAAAAAACTTTGTGACCTTTAAAGGGCGTAAGCTATTGTTTACCTCGCCGCATAACATGCTCATCACCGACTTTGAAAGAGTTGATAACTGGAATGATGTTGCAACAAAATTGTTACATTAA
- a CDS encoding 30S ribosomal protein S16, with amino-acid sequence MATKIRLQRHGKKGKPFYYIVVADARAPRDGRFIERLGSYNPNTNPATIDINFDKTLAWVNTGAQPTDTCRAILSYKGVLYKKHLEGGVKKGALTEEQATAKFAEWTEQKEGKITGKKTNLLSAKDEARKAALAAEAKKKEEKAAAIAAKNAPVAEEVAEEEAPAEDAAAETDAAAESAE; translated from the coding sequence ATGGCAACTAAGATCAGACTGCAAAGACACGGTAAAAAAGGTAAACCTTTTTACTACATCGTAGTAGCAGATGCCCGCGCTCCACGCGACGGTCGTTTTATTGAGCGTTTAGGTTCATACAACCCAAACACTAATCCTGCAACTATCGACATTAATTTCGACAAAACTTTAGCTTGGGTTAACACAGGTGCCCAGCCTACCGATACTTGTCGCGCTATCCTTTCATACAAAGGCGTGCTTTACAAAAAACACTTAGAAGGGGGTGTTAAAAAAGGTGCTTTAACCGAAGAACAGGCTACAGCTAAATTTGCTGAGTGGACTGAGCAAAAAGAAGGTAAAATCACCGGTAAAAAAACCAACTTGCTTTCTGCAAAAGACGAAGCGCGTAAAGCTGCTTTGGCTGCTGAAGCTAAAAAGAAAGAAGAAAAAGCTGCTGCTATTGCCGCTAAAAATGCTCCTGTTGCTGAAGAAGTTGCAGAAGAGGAAGCTCCGGCAGAAGATGCTGCTGCTGAAACAGACGCTGCTGCTGAAAGCGCAGAATAA
- the rimM gene encoding ribosome maturation factor RimM (Essential for efficient processing of 16S rRNA), whose amino-acid sequence MKTEDCFRVGSILKTKGLKGEMQIYVDFDGLDAIKFDALFIDIAGKLIPYFVTSIKYLQKSNAYLYLEDVDIIEKAALLVKKDIYLPNKLKPKKKKSEFTLNDVKGFIAIDEAHGELGEILEVQEYPQQLIATVQYQNKEILFPLNVDIIKGIDVEAGEIYIDLPEGLLDVYLSE is encoded by the coding sequence ATGAAGACTGAAGATTGTTTCAGGGTAGGCAGTATATTAAAAACCAAAGGCCTCAAAGGCGAAATGCAGATTTATGTTGACTTTGATGGCCTTGACGCCATAAAGTTTGATGCCTTATTTATTGATATAGCAGGCAAGTTGATCCCTTATTTTGTGACATCAATTAAATACCTGCAAAAAAGTAATGCCTATTTATACCTGGAAGATGTGGACATCATTGAAAAAGCAGCTTTACTGGTAAAAAAAGACATCTACCTGCCCAATAAGCTAAAGCCCAAAAAGAAAAAGAGTGAGTTTACCCTGAACGATGTTAAAGGCTTTATTGCCATTGATGAAGCCCATGGCGAACTTGGCGAAATACTGGAAGTGCAGGAATACCCACAGCAATTAATAGCCACCGTTCAATATCAAAATAAGGAAATTCTGTTCCCGCTGAATGTGGATATTATTAAAGGTATTGACGTAGAAGCCGGCGAAATTTACATTGACCTGCCCGAAGGGCTGCTCGATGTTTATTTGTCTGAATAA
- a CDS encoding helix-turn-helix transcriptional regulator — protein MKNNIRVERAIKNITQADLAELAGVSRQTINTIESNKYVPSTVLALKIARIFGKPVEEVFILEEED, from the coding sequence ATGAAAAACAATATACGCGTAGAGCGCGCCATCAAAAATATTACCCAGGCCGACCTCGCCGAACTGGCAGGGGTATCGCGCCAAACTATTAATACCATCGAGAGTAATAAATACGTGCCTTCAACCGTGCTGGCCCTCAAAATTGCTCGCATATTTGGAAAGCCCGTTGAAGAAGTGTTTATATTAGAGGAAGAAGATTAA
- a CDS encoding VOC family protein yields MQTKPTFAPELIIPNGVTDVSFYTSVFGATELRRFSNDDGSIHVVELSINGTLFHLHEETSNFSAVRPDKYDSTTVIIGLFVDDVHAVVDRAINAGAEMLSPVQDYDYGYRQGRIKDPFGHHWMIEKAI; encoded by the coding sequence ATGCAAACCAAGCCAACTTTTGCCCCTGAATTAATTATCCCGAATGGTGTAACTGATGTTAGTTTTTATACCAGCGTCTTTGGCGCTACTGAGCTACGGCGTTTTAGCAACGATGATGGCTCTATTCATGTAGTGGAATTGTCTATAAACGGAACCCTGTTTCATTTGCATGAAGAAACGAGTAATTTCTCGGCCGTTCGTCCGGATAAATATGACAGCACTACGGTAATCATCGGCCTTTTTGTTGACGATGTGCACGCAGTTGTAGACCGGGCAATAAACGCAGGCGCTGAAATGCTATCACCGGTACAAGACTATGATTACGGCTACCGGCAGGGTAGAATAAAAGACCCTTTCGGGCATCACTGGATGATTGAAAAGGCTATTTGA